Proteins co-encoded in one Rhopalosiphum maidis isolate BTI-1 chromosome 2, ASM367621v3, whole genome shotgun sequence genomic window:
- the LOC113550993 gene encoding uncharacterized protein LOC113550993: MFLNRTMVTFALVISTAVLLGWYMRRKRKNNNDENRIDDQEPEDNLSVILKDNRFILFMIDGLILVGYFLRMLPIGLVAQLVLFALLAYTFHIVLSKCYAINVIWCQGIISINVDIDLKLFPKLRILKLFYLSGRTQ, encoded by the exons atgtttcttAACAGAACCATGGTCACTTTTGCTTTAGTTATTTCCACCGCGGTCTTATTAGGTTGGTACATGAGGAGGAAACGCAAAAACAATAACGAT gaAAATAGAATCGATGATCAGGAGCCTGAAGATAACTTATCGGTCATTTTAAAGGACAAtcggtttatattatttatgatcgaTGGTTTAATTCTCGTTGGATACTTCCTCAGGATGTTACCGATCGGATTGGTTGCCCAATTAGTGCTTTTCGCATTACTAGCATACACCTTTCATATAGTATTGTCAAAATGTTATGCGATTAATGTAATTTGGTGTCAAGggataatttctataaatg TTGAcatcgatttaaaattatttccaaaattaagaatcttgaaattattttacctcAGTGGTAGAACGcagtga